A stretch of the Aythya fuligula isolate bAytFul2 chromosome 18, bAytFul2.pri, whole genome shotgun sequence genome encodes the following:
- the MRPL27 gene encoding 39S ribosomal protein L27, mitochondrial, with protein sequence MAALGRLFLSVPQTSLAAVRCASKKSGGSSKNLGGRSPGKRYGVKKVEGAFVHAGNVLATQRLIRWHPGAYVGMGRNKTLYALEDGIVRYTKEVYVPPPRSSESREVICRLPKGAILYKTFISVIPTAEVGSFKLVTML encoded by the exons TTCTTAGTGTTCCGCAAACAAGCCTGGCTGCTGTCCGATGTGCTTCTAAGAAATCTGGGGGCAGCTCAAAAAATCTGGGTGGCCGCAGCCCTGGGAAGCGCTACGGAGTCAAGAAAGTGGAAG GCGCGTTTGTGCACGCAGGCAACGTTTTGGCTACGCAGCGATTGATACGCTGGCATCCAGGGGCTTAT GTGGGGATGGGCCGTAACAAGACGCTCTACGCCCTGGAGGACGGGATCGTGCGGTACACCAAGGAGGTGTACGTGCCTCCACCCCGCAGCAGcgagagcagggaggtgatctgTCGCCTGCCCAAAGGCGCCATTCTTTATAAAACCTTCATCAGTGTTATTCCCACAGCAGAAGTGGGGAGCTTTAAGCTGGTCACCATGCTCTGA